The nucleotide sequence GATCTTCTGGCAGATCCGCTTGCCGCGGGTGTTGCTGGGTTGGGTCGCAGGGGCCGGCCTGGCCGCTGCCGGCATGGTGTTTCAGGCTATTTTCCGCAATTCTCTCGCCACTCCCTATACCCTCGGGGTTTCCGCCGGTGCCTCCCTGGGAGCGGCTCTGGGCATGCGCCTGGGACTGGGAGGGTTGTTACTGGGGTTTTCCGTCATGAACCTGAGCGCCATGGCCGGCGCCCTGATCGCCATCGGCCTGGTTTACGGACTGACCCGGTTGCGGCGCGAGTGTTCAACCGCCACCATGCTGCTGGCCGGGGTGGCGGTAAACTTCCTGTTTGCCAGCCTGATACTGTTGATCCAGTACAGCGCGGATTTTTACGATACATTCCGCATCCTGCGCTGGCTGATGGGGGGGTTGGAAATGGTGGGTTTTTCCGCCCCCCTGCGTGCGCTGATTGTGGTGGCCCCGGTTGCCCTGGTATTGGCATTGATGTCTTTCGAGCTCAATCTGTTGACCATCGGCGAAGAGCTGGCGATCAGTCGCGGCATGGCCGTGGCCCGGGTACGCTCCGTGCTGTTTTTCCTGGTATCTTTAATGGTTGGCGTTGTGGTTTCCATCTGCGGACCGATCGGCTTTGTGGGCCTGATGTGTCCCCACATTTGCCGCCTGATCGTGGGCGCGGACCACCGGCGCTTGCTTCCGGCGACCCTCCTCTTCGGGGGAGCGTTCCTGGTGGTCTGCGATACGGCGGCACGTACGCTGTTTGCCC is from Candidatus Aminicenantes bacterium and encodes:
- a CDS encoding iron ABC transporter permease; this translates as MKRFGALPVFALVSLAVLAAAPLVGGGVSLDVVFHPLPRDPASMIFWQIRLPRVLLGWVAGAGLAAAGMVFQAIFRNSLATPYTLGVSAGASLGAALGMRLGLGGLLLGFSVMNLSAMAGALIAIGLVYGLTRLRRECSTATMLLAGVAVNFLFASLILLIQYSADFYDTFRILRWLMGGLEMVGFSAPLRALIVVAPVALVLALMSFELNLLTIGEELAISRGMAVARVRSVLFFLVSLMVGVVVSICGPIGFVGLMCPHICRLIVGADHRRLLPATLLFGGAFLVVCDTAARTLFAPTELPVGIFTSLLGGPFFLWLLLKPSRAGTAAV